In Citrus sinensis cultivar Valencia sweet orange chromosome 2, DVS_A1.0, whole genome shotgun sequence, a single genomic region encodes these proteins:
- the LOC102622423 gene encoding ATP synthase subunit beta, mitochondrial, whose amino-acid sequence MASRRLLSSLLRSSVRRSPSKSSFSNSSVFSPASTRRASPYGHLLSRVSEYATSAAATAPPAQTPKSDVKKGGGGKITDEFTGKGSIGQVCQVIGAVVDVRFDEGLPPILTALEVVDHSVRLVLEVAQHMGEGVVRTIAMDGTEGLVRGQRVLNTGSPITVPVGRVTLGRIMNVIGEPIDEKGDLKTEHYLPIHREAPAFVEQATEQQILVTGIKVVDLLAPYQRGGKIGLFGGAGVGKTVLIMELINNVAKAHGGFSVFAGVGERTREGNDLYREMIESGVIKLGDKQADSKCALVYGQMNEPPGARARVGLTGLTVAEHFRDAEGQDVLLFIDNIFRFTQANSEVSALLGRIPSAVGYQPTLATDLGGLQERITTTKKGSITSVQAIYVPADDLTDPAPATTFAHLDATTVLSRQISELGIYPAVDPLDSTSRMLSPHILGEEHYNTARGVQKVLQNYKNLQDIIAILGMDELSEDDKLTVARARKIQRFLSQPFHVAEVFTGAPGKYVELKESIASFQGVLDGKYDDLPEQSFYMVGGIEEVIAKAEKIAKESAA is encoded by the exons ATGGCTTCACGTAGACTCCTATCATCTCTCCTTCGCTCATCTGTCCGCCGATCTCCCTCCAAATCTTCGTTTTCTAACTCATCTGTGTTCTCTCCTGCCTCCACGCGCCGCGCGTCTCCTTATGGGCACCTCCTCTCGCGCGTCTCAGAGTACGCGACCTCAGCAGCCGCCACTGCCCCACCGGCACAGACTCCGAAGTCGGATGTAAAGAAAGGCGGCGGTGGTAAAATCACCGATGAGTTTACTGGAAAGGGCTCGATCGGTCAGGTTTGTCAGGTCATCGGTGCCGTCGTTGATGTCAGATTTGACGAGGGGTTGCCTCCGATTTTGACCGCGCTTGAAGTGGTAGATCACTCGGTTCGGTTAGTGCTTGAGGTGGCTCAGCACATGGGTGAGGGTGTTGTTAGGACTATTGCTATGGATGGAACTGAAGGGTTGGTTCGTGGCCAGCGCGTGCTCAATACTGGCTCTCCAATCACT GTACCTGTGGGGAGAGTTACTCTGGGTCGTATTATGAATGTCATTGGAGAGCCTATTGATGAGAAAGGCGATCTCA AAACTGAACATTACTTGCCCATCCACAGAGAGGCTCCAGCATTCGTTGAACAGGCAACTGAACAACAGATTCTAGTCACTGGCATCAAG GTCGTTGATCTCCTTGCTCCATACCAAAGAGGAGGGAAGATTGGGCTTTTTGGTGGTGCTGGTGTAGGAAAAACTGTGCTTATTATGGAACTTATTAACAATGTTGCAAAGGCTCATg GTGGTTTCTCAGTTTTTGCTGGTGTTGGAGAGCGTACTCGTGAGGGTAATGACTTGTACAGGGAAATGATTGAGAGTGGTGTTATTAAGCTAGGGGACAAGCAG GCTGACAGCAAATGTGCACTTGTCTATGGTCAAATGAATGAGCCACCTGGTGCTCGTGCTCGTGTGGGTCTGACTGGGCTTACTGTTGCCGAGCACTTCCGTGATGCTGAGGGGCAAGATGTGCTGCTCTTCATCGACAACATTTTCCGTTTCACCCAA GCTAACTCAGAGGTGTCTGCTTTGCTTGGTCGTATCCCATCTGCTGTTGGTTACCAACCAACGTTGGCTACGGATCTTGGAGGCCTCCAGGAGCGTATCACAACCACTAAGAAAGGTTCCATCACTTCTGTACAAGCTATTTATGTCCCTGCTGATGACTTGACAGATCCAGCTCCCGCTACCACCTTTGCTCACTTGGATGCCACGACTGTGTTGTCGCGTCAA ATCTCTGAGCTTGGTATATATCCTGCTGTCGATCCTCTGGATTCCACATCCCGTATGCTTTCTCCGCACATTTTGGGCGAGGAACACTACAACACTGCTCGTGGTGTGCAGAAGGTTCTTCAGAACTACAAGAATCTGCAAGATATTATTGCCATTTTGGGTATGGATGAGCTTAGTGAAGATGACAAGTTGACTGTTGCTCGAGCACGTAAGATCCAAAGGTTCTTGAGCCAGCCTTTCCATGTGGCAGAAGTTTTCACGGGTGCCCCTGGCAAGTATGTGGA